The proteins below come from a single Podarcis muralis chromosome 8, rPodMur119.hap1.1, whole genome shotgun sequence genomic window:
- the LOC114600182 gene encoding transketolase-like protein 2, with protein sequence MASSYPKPEEKTLQTLRDAANRLRIHSIRATCASNSGHPTSCCSAAEIMSALFFHTMRYKPDQPGHRSNDRFVLSKGHAAPVLYAAWTEAGYLNESDLLKLRKIDCDLEGHPTPRLPFVDVATGSLGQGLGAACGMAYTGKYFDKASYRVYCLLGDGESSEGSVWEGLAFGSQYQLDNLVAIFDVNRLGQSEAAPLRHDMEVYRKRCEAFGWNTYVVDGHKVEELCQALWQANQQKGKPTAIVAKTFKGRGIAGVEDADNWHGKPMPKEKMESIINALQGQMPANKVYTILPPAGDVAQVTTEEIKMPSPPAFKIGEKMATRKAYGLALAKLGSASPRVVALDGDTKNSTFAELFKQAHPERYIECFIAEQNMVSVALGCAARNRMIPFASSFAAFFTRAFDHIRMAAISHANIKLCGSHCGVSIGEDGPSQMALEDIAMFRTIPGCTVFYPSDAVSTEHAVLLAANTKGICFIRTSRPETPVLYSQDEKFGIGHAKVVRKNDADKVTVIGAGVTLHEALTAADELAKQGTHIRVIDPFTIKPLDAATIISNARATGGRIITVEDHYKEGGLGEAVAAAVSGEPGILVQSLAVSAVPRSGKPSELLDAFGISAKHIVTAVKSTFAN encoded by the exons ATGGCCAGCAGCTACCCTAAGCCGGAGGAGAAGACCTTGCAGACCCTTCGGGATGCTGCCAATCGCCTTCGGATTCACTCCATCCGCGCCACCTGCGCCTCAAACTCTGG CCACCCCACCTCCTGCTGCAGTGCGGCCGAGATCATGTCTGCGCTCTTCTTCCACACCATGCGCTACAAGCCGGACCAGCCGGGCCACCGCAGCAACGACCGCTTCGTGCTCTCCAAG GGCCACGCTGCTCCTGTGCTCTACGCTGCCTGGACTGAGGCCGGCTACCTCAACGAGTCCGACCTGCTGAAACTGAGGAAAATCGACTGCGACCTGGAAGGCCACCCAACCCCG AGGCTGCCTTTTGTGGACGTGGCCACGGGTTCGCTGGGACAAGGCCTGGGAGCTGCCTGTGGCATGGCCTACACTGGGAAATACTTTGACAAGGCCAG ttACCGCGTGTACTGCCTGCTGGGCGACGGCGAGAGCTCAGAGGGCTCGGTGTGGGAAGGTCTGgcctttggctcccagtaccagCTGGACAACCTGGTGGCCATCTTCGATGTCAACCGGCTGGGGCAGAGTGAGGCCGCCCCCCTGCGCCACGACATGGAGGTCTACCGCAAACGCTGCGAGGCCTTCGG GTGGAATACGTACGTTGTGGATGGGCATAAGGTGGAGGAGTTGTGCCAAGCCCTGTGGCAAGCCAACCAGCAGAAGGGGAAGCCCACCGCCATCGTGGCCAAGACCTTCAAAGGGCGGGGAATCGCAG GTGTGGAAGATGCGGACAACTGGCATGGGAAGCCCATGCCCAAGGAGAAAATGGAGTCCATCATCAACGCTCTCCAGGGCCAAATGCCGGCCAATAAAGTTTATACCATCCTTCCGCCGGCCGGAGACGTAGCCCAGGTCACCACTGAGGAGATCAAGATGCCGTCTCCACCCGCTTTCAAAATAGGGGAAAAG ATGGCCACTCGCAAGGCCTACGGCTTAGCCCTGGCCAAGCTGGGCAGTGCCAGCCCTCGCGTGGTGGCCCTGGATGGCGACACGAAGAACTCGACGTTCGCCGAGCTGTTCAAGCAAGCCCACCCGGAGCGCTACATCGAGTGCTTCATCGCCGAGCAGAACATG GTCAGCGTGGCCCTTGGCTGTGCCGCCAGGAACCGCATGATCCCCTTTGCCAGCTCCTTCGCGGCGTTCTTCACCCGGGCGTTCGACCACATCCGGATGGCGGCCATTTCCCACGCCAACATCAAGCTGTGTGGGTCCCACTGTGGGGTTTCCATCG GTGAGGACGGACCTTCTCAGATGGCCTTGGAGGACATCGCCATGTTCAGGACCATTCCGGGCTGCACCGTCTTCTACCCGAGCGACGCTGTGTCCACTGAGCATGCTGTCCTTCTGGCTGCAAACACCAAG GGGATATGCTTCATTCGAACCAGCCGCCCAGAGACTCCTGTCCTCTACTCTCAGGATGAAAAGTTCGGGATTGGCCATGCCAAG GTTGTGCGTAAGAACGATGCGGACAAGGTGACTGTCATTGGGGCAGGAGTCACCCTCCACGAGGCCCTCACAGCTGCTGATGAACTGGCCAAGCAAG GCACCCACATCCGGGTCATCGACCCCTTTACAATCAAGCCCTTGGATGCTGCAACCATCATCTCCAATGCCAGAGCCACCGGAGGCCGAATCATCACCGTGGAGGACCACTACAAGGAAG gAGGTCTTGGCGAGGCTGTGGCGGCGGCTGTCTCCGGAGAACCTGGCATCTTGGTCCAGAGCCTGGCGGTGTCGGCCGTGCCGCGCAGCGGGAAGCCCAGCGAGCTCCTGGATGCGTTTGGGATCAGCGCCAAGCATATTGTGACCGCCGTGAAGAGCACTTTTGCCAACTGA